In Sphaeramia orbicularis chromosome 10, fSphaOr1.1, whole genome shotgun sequence, the following proteins share a genomic window:
- the LOC115426803 gene encoding signal-regulatory protein beta-2-like, which translates to MHDDITGCNNNNHIFETKTVGVGENVALTCDRQNSLLASYMFWIRLVSGEVPEILGSTLSLDLGLNSDVQHHFTAKQEPGAFVLYITKTQLTDTAAYYCIKTREHSMEFLSGTFLRIKGPQPDITAIYQDPLPDPVHPGEAVTLHCSVLSSSERTSCLEEHHVYWFNTGPDESPPNLIYAQKNRGDECEQSPEAGSLQKCFYSFSKNVSSSDAGTYFCAVAACGEIMIGNGTKVEIEAVQTCDVQTVDVTVFIILCGALVLSLIIIAFLLYYIKKKKCDTTTAAVKPETNTVSATGFIQQSYEDSLVYHTPKFSGRRAGKAGRVRPNPPEKETVYSNIRIH; encoded by the exons GATGCAACAACAACAATCACATCTTTGAAACAAAGACAGTTGGTGTTGGAGAAAATGTTGCTCTTACATGTGATCGTCAGAATTCTTTGCTCGCATCATATATGTTTTGGATCAGGCTTGTCTCTGGAGAAGTTCCTGAAATTTTAGGATCAACACTTTCTCTGGATCTGGGTCTTAATTCTGATGTTCAGCATCACTTTACAGCTAAACAAGAACCCGGagcatttgttttgtatattaCCAAAACACAGTTAACTGACACAGCCGCCTACTACTGCATAAAAACACGAGAACATAGCATGGAGTTTTTGAGTGGGACGTTTCTGAGAATAAAAG GACCACAACCAGACATCACTGCCATCTATCAGGACCCTCTACCTGATCCAGTTCACCCAGGAGAGGCAGTTACTCTGCACTGTTCAGTCCTCTCTTCATCTGAAAGAACATCTTGTCTTGAAGAACACCATGTGTACTGGTTCAACACTGGACCAGACGAATCTCCTCCAAATCTAATCTACGCTCAGAAAAACAGGGGTGATGAATGTGAACAGAGTCCTGAAGCAGGTTCACTGCAGAAATGTTTCTACAGCTTCTCCAAGAACGTCAGCTCGTCTGATGCAGGGACTTACTTCTGTGCTGTGGCTGCATGTGGAGAAATAATGATTGGAAATGGAACAAAAGTGGAAATTGAAG CTGTCCAGACATGTGATGTTCAGACTGTGGATGTGACTGTGTTCATTATATTATGTGGTGCTTTGGTTCTGAGTCTGATTATCATCGCCTTCCTTCTTTATTACATCAAGAAAAAGAAATGTGACACAACAACTG CTGCCGTTAAACCGGAAACAAACACTGTATCAGCCACTGGTTTTATTCAGCAG TCATATGAGGATTCACTGGTTTACCATACACCAAAGTTTTCCGGCAGGAGAGCTGGTAAAGCAGGGAGAGTTCGTCCGAACCCACCAGAGAAGGAGACCGTCTACAGCAACATCAGGATTCATTAA